One Paenarthrobacter aurescens TC1 DNA window includes the following coding sequences:
- the pstS gene encoding phosphate ABC transporter, phosphate-binding protein (identified by match to protein family HMM PF01547; match to protein family HMM TIGR00975) produces MKATHFGRNAAIAVIAAGALALTACGSDNATGTTGGTQSAASGPKVTGTLTGIGASSTGAAMDAWKAGFSAANSGATVQYSPDGSGAGRKAIIDGSAQFAGSDAYLKDEELESSKAKCGPEGAINIPVYISPIAVAFNVPGVTDLKLDAVTVAKIFRGEIANWNDPAIAALNEGVTLPDLKVTPVNRSDDSGTTTNFTDYLAAAAPEVWTDKAAGIWPATLPGENAKGTSGVVKVVTDTPGAVTYADDSAVSGKLGTASIKVGDEFVKISAEAAAKAVEAGKPVDGRAANDVAIKLDRKTTASGAYPVVLVSYHVVCTTYETKEVADLVKGFETYVVSDEGQKTAADAAKSAPLSKTLQDKAKAAIETIKAKA; encoded by the coding sequence GTGAAGGCAACTCACTTCGGCCGCAACGCGGCAATCGCGGTCATCGCAGCCGGCGCTCTCGCGCTCACTGCTTGCGGTTCAGACAACGCAACGGGCACCACTGGCGGCACCCAGTCGGCAGCCTCCGGCCCCAAGGTCACCGGCACCCTGACCGGCATTGGCGCCTCCTCCACCGGCGCAGCAATGGACGCCTGGAAGGCCGGCTTCTCCGCCGCAAACTCCGGCGCAACAGTTCAGTACTCCCCGGACGGCTCCGGCGCAGGCCGCAAGGCCATCATCGATGGCTCGGCGCAGTTCGCCGGCTCGGACGCCTACCTGAAGGACGAGGAGCTCGAAAGCTCCAAGGCCAAGTGCGGCCCCGAAGGCGCCATCAACATCCCGGTGTACATCTCCCCGATCGCTGTTGCCTTCAACGTCCCGGGCGTCACGGACCTGAAGCTCGACGCCGTCACCGTGGCCAAGATCTTCCGCGGCGAAATCGCCAACTGGAACGATCCCGCAATCGCCGCCCTCAACGAAGGCGTCACCCTGCCGGACCTCAAGGTCACCCCCGTAAACCGCTCTGACGACTCCGGCACCACCACTAACTTCACCGACTACCTCGCAGCTGCTGCTCCCGAGGTTTGGACGGACAAGGCCGCCGGCATCTGGCCTGCAACACTTCCGGGCGAAAACGCCAAGGGCACTTCCGGTGTCGTCAAGGTTGTCACCGACACCCCGGGTGCCGTGACCTACGCCGATGACTCCGCTGTTTCCGGCAAGCTGGGCACCGCGTCCATCAAGGTTGGCGACGAGTTCGTCAAGATCTCCGCCGAAGCCGCTGCCAAGGCCGTCGAAGCCGGCAAGCCCGTTGACGGCCGCGCCGCCAACGACGTCGCCATCAAGCTGGACCGCAAGACCACGGCATCGGGCGCCTACCCCGTAGTCCTCGTTTCGTACCACGTTGTCTGCACCACGTACGAGACCAAGGAAGTTGCTGACCTGGTCAAGGGCTTCGAAACCTACGTCGTTTCCGACGAAGGACAGAAGACCGCAGCTGACGCCGCGAAGTCCGCACCGCTCTCCAAGACGCTGCAGGACAAGGCAAAGGCCGCTATCGAAACCATCAAGGCCAAGGCCTAA
- the pstC gene encoding phosphate ABC transporter, permease protein PstC (identified by match to protein family HMM PF00528; match to protein family HMM TIGR02138) gives MAAGCLILAVLFGVALFLVVQAIPALTAPAEDIQGGNGFFAYIAPIVVGTLIAAVIALVIATPVAIGVALFISHYAPRRLASGLGYVVDLLAAIPSVVYGAWGAAFLAKEISPAYDWLATYLGWIPIFEGPASATGKTILTAGIVLSVMVLPIITSLSREIFLQTPKLHEEAALALGATRWEMIKMAVLPFGRPGIISAIMLGLGRALGETMAVALVLSSGVLTASLIQSGNQTIAAEIALNFPEASGIKVNTLIAAGLVLFVITLGVNMIARWIITRHKEFSGAN, from the coding sequence ATGGCCGCAGGGTGCCTGATTCTCGCGGTCCTCTTCGGAGTCGCGTTGTTCCTTGTGGTGCAGGCAATCCCTGCCCTGACCGCTCCGGCTGAGGACATCCAGGGCGGCAACGGCTTCTTCGCCTACATCGCCCCGATTGTGGTGGGCACACTGATTGCCGCCGTGATCGCCCTCGTCATCGCCACCCCCGTGGCAATCGGCGTGGCACTGTTCATTTCGCACTACGCCCCCCGCCGGCTCGCTTCCGGTTTGGGCTACGTGGTGGACCTCCTCGCCGCCATCCCCTCCGTGGTCTACGGCGCCTGGGGTGCGGCTTTCCTGGCCAAGGAAATCTCCCCGGCCTACGACTGGCTGGCCACCTACCTCGGTTGGATCCCGATCTTCGAGGGACCGGCATCCGCCACTGGCAAGACCATCCTGACCGCAGGCATCGTCCTCTCCGTCATGGTCCTGCCCATCATTACCTCCCTGTCCCGCGAAATCTTCCTGCAGACCCCCAAGCTGCACGAGGAAGCAGCGCTCGCACTCGGAGCTACCCGCTGGGAAATGATCAAAATGGCCGTGCTGCCCTTCGGCCGCCCGGGCATTATCAGCGCCATCATGCTGGGCCTCGGGCGAGCACTAGGTGAGACCATGGCCGTTGCCCTGGTGCTCTCCTCCGGTGTCCTCACCGCGAGCCTCATCCAGTCCGGCAACCAGACCATCGCCGCGGAAATCGCCCTGAACTTCCCGGAAGCCAGCGGTATCAAGGTCAACACGTTGATCGCCGCCGGTCTGGTGCTGTTCGTCATCACCCTGGGCGTGAACATGATCGCCCGCTGGATCATCACCCGGCACAAAGAATTCTCGGGAGCCAACTAA
- the pstA gene encoding phosphate ABC transporter, permease protein PstA (identified by match to protein family HMM PF00528; match to protein family HMM TIGR00974), with protein sequence MSATVVRKRSALTKGQLPKFAPYIVLAVALIVGAAILALIGFNAFGWGIVSAILFAVGLVSWSGAVEGARKAKDKLATCLVVGAFLVALLPLISVIVTVLVNGIPGLITPGFLGTSMNGVTGAFDNKAVEEGAPVLGGIYHALLGTIQITLLATVISVPVGLLTAIYLVEYGNDRPLARAITFFVDVMTGIPSIVAGLFAAAFFFAIVGPGTKTGAVAAVALSVLMIPVVVRSSEEMLKIVPNELREASYALGVRKWRTITKVVIPTAISGIASGVTLAIARVIGETAPILVTAGFATTINNNVFGGWMASLPTFIYTQILNPTSPSNPAPSDQRAWGAALVLIILVMLLNLGARLIARLFAPKTGR encoded by the coding sequence ATGTCCGCCACAGTAGTCCGCAAGCGCTCAGCGCTCACCAAGGGCCAACTGCCCAAGTTCGCGCCCTACATTGTCCTGGCCGTCGCACTGATCGTCGGCGCGGCCATCTTGGCGCTCATCGGCTTCAATGCCTTCGGGTGGGGCATTGTCTCCGCCATCCTGTTCGCCGTGGGCCTGGTCTCCTGGAGCGGTGCCGTTGAAGGTGCCCGCAAGGCCAAGGACAAGCTCGCCACGTGCCTGGTGGTTGGTGCCTTCCTGGTTGCGTTGCTGCCCCTGATCTCGGTCATCGTCACAGTGCTGGTCAACGGCATCCCCGGCCTCATCACTCCCGGCTTCCTGGGCACCTCCATGAACGGTGTCACGGGTGCTTTCGACAACAAGGCAGTGGAGGAAGGCGCCCCTGTCCTGGGCGGCATCTACCACGCACTGTTGGGCACCATCCAGATCACACTCCTTGCTACGGTCATCTCAGTGCCCGTGGGCCTCCTCACCGCGATCTACCTCGTGGAATATGGCAACGATCGTCCGCTGGCCCGCGCCATCACGTTCTTCGTGGATGTCATGACCGGCATCCCGTCCATCGTGGCCGGCCTCTTCGCGGCAGCGTTCTTCTTCGCCATCGTGGGCCCCGGCACCAAGACCGGTGCGGTAGCCGCCGTCGCGCTTTCCGTCCTGATGATCCCTGTTGTGGTTCGCTCCAGCGAGGAAATGCTGAAGATCGTCCCGAACGAGCTCCGCGAGGCCTCCTACGCGCTGGGCGTCCGTAAGTGGCGCACCATCACCAAAGTGGTTATTCCGACGGCGATCTCCGGTATCGCTTCCGGCGTCACCTTGGCGATCGCCCGCGTTATCGGCGAAACCGCGCCGATCCTGGTGACCGCAGGCTTCGCCACCACCATCAACAACAATGTGTTCGGTGGTTGGATGGCCTCGCTGCCCACGTTCATTTACACGCAGATCCTCAACCCGACGTCGCCGTCCAACCCTGCTCCCTCGGACCAGCGTGCCTGGGGCGCCGCGCTGGTGCTGATCATCCTGGTGATGCTCCTGAATCTGGGAGCCCGCCTCATCGCCCGTCTGTTCGCACCCAAAACGGGACGCTAG
- the pstB gene encoding phosphate ABC transporter, ATP-binding protein (identified by match to protein family HMM PF00005; match to protein family HMM TIGR00972) gives MSKRIDVKDLNVYYGNFLAVEDVNINIQAKSVTAFIGPSGCGKSTFLRTLNRMHEVLPGARVEGEVLLDGDNLYGPGVDPVTVRTQVGMVFQRPNPFPTMSIRDNVLAGVKLNNKKISKGAADALVEKSLVGANLWNEVKDRLDKPGSGLSGGQQQRLCIARAIAVEPQVILMDEPCSALDPISTLAVEDLINELKDQYTVVIVTHNMQQAARVSDKTAFFNIAGTGKPGKLIEFADTTSIFNNPGQKATEDYVSGRFG, from the coding sequence ATGTCTAAGCGCATCGACGTCAAAGACCTGAATGTCTACTACGGCAACTTCCTGGCCGTCGAGGACGTCAACATCAACATCCAAGCCAAGTCCGTCACGGCCTTCATCGGCCCGTCCGGCTGCGGCAAGTCCACCTTCCTCCGTACGCTGAACCGTATGCACGAGGTCCTTCCCGGCGCACGCGTCGAAGGCGAAGTACTTCTGGACGGCGACAACCTCTACGGTCCTGGCGTGGACCCCGTAACCGTCCGCACGCAGGTGGGCATGGTCTTCCAGCGCCCCAACCCGTTCCCCACCATGTCCATCCGAGACAACGTGCTGGCCGGCGTGAAGCTGAACAACAAGAAGATCTCCAAGGGCGCAGCCGATGCCCTCGTTGAGAAGTCTCTGGTGGGCGCCAACCTGTGGAACGAGGTCAAAGACCGCTTGGACAAGCCGGGCTCCGGCCTTTCCGGTGGCCAGCAGCAGCGTCTGTGCATCGCCCGCGCGATCGCCGTTGAGCCCCAGGTGATCCTCATGGACGAGCCCTGCTCCGCGCTGGACCCCATCTCTACCCTGGCCGTTGAGGACCTTATCAACGAGCTCAAGGACCAGTACACCGTTGTCATCGTCACGCACAACATGCAGCAGGCCGCGCGTGTGTCCGACAAGACCGCGTTCTTCAACATCGCAGGCACGGGCAAGCCCGGCAAGCTGATCGAGTTCGCTGACACCACCAGCATCTTCAATAACCCTGGTCAGAAAGCAACGGAAGACTACGTCTCCGGCCGCTTCGGATAA
- a CDS encoding putative phosphate transporter (identified by match to protein family HMM PF01384), with the protein MTIAFLVLVVALASGFAFLNGFRDVSNAVALSTRTRALTPSIAVLLAAIFNFVGAMLSGTFILAFTQSWITLPEGTSGLTMLASALTAAILWGVYAWWRGIPLSSTNSLIGGLIGAGAASVLVGGNAVGGMDNVLLTQVALPLVLSPVIAFVAAYLLVWPVTWAARYTQPNVVNRRFRRAQAISTAAVAFGHGLQDGQRTAAVMVLAMVAAGLSSGSDVPLWILLVTAIMLTAGTMFGGWRISHTLGHKLIRVDPLRGFVAQTLTSVMLFIGAIGFHLPLSTTHTLTAAVLGSGVNQRFHTVNRRLVRRVLLFWVATPLITAAAAFILELAFSPLADL; encoded by the coding sequence GTGACCATCGCCTTCCTGGTCCTCGTCGTTGCTTTGGCCTCCGGGTTCGCGTTCCTCAACGGCTTCCGCGACGTCTCCAACGCCGTCGCGCTGTCCACGCGGACCCGTGCCCTCACGCCGTCAATCGCGGTGCTCCTGGCTGCCATCTTCAACTTTGTGGGTGCCATGCTCAGCGGCACCTTTATCCTCGCCTTCACGCAATCGTGGATCACGTTGCCGGAGGGCACCAGTGGGCTCACCATGCTGGCGTCCGCGCTTACCGCCGCCATCTTGTGGGGCGTGTACGCGTGGTGGCGGGGAATTCCCTTATCCTCCACGAACTCATTGATCGGCGGCCTCATCGGCGCCGGGGCCGCGAGTGTCCTTGTGGGCGGCAACGCTGTGGGAGGCATGGACAATGTCCTGCTAACCCAGGTTGCCCTGCCCCTGGTGCTCTCCCCCGTCATCGCCTTCGTGGCCGCATACCTGCTGGTGTGGCCTGTCACGTGGGCTGCCCGCTACACCCAACCCAACGTGGTGAACCGGCGGTTCCGGCGGGCACAGGCCATCTCGACTGCGGCTGTGGCATTCGGCCACGGGCTCCAGGACGGTCAGCGCACGGCCGCTGTCATGGTGCTGGCCATGGTGGCCGCGGGCCTGTCCAGCGGCAGCGACGTGCCTCTGTGGATCCTACTGGTCACCGCCATCATGCTCACTGCGGGCACCATGTTCGGCGGCTGGCGAATCTCCCACACCCTCGGCCACAAACTTATTCGGGTGGATCCGCTGCGCGGTTTCGTGGCGCAGACTCTGACGTCCGTAATGCTCTTCATCGGCGCCATCGGATTTCACCTGCCGCTTTCCACCACCCACACGTTGACCGCCGCCGTGCTGGGTTCGGGCGTGAATCAGCGGTTCCACACCGTCAACAGGCGCCTGGTCAGGAGGGTGCTGTTGTTCTGGGTGGCCACACCGTTGATCACGGCAGCCGCGGCCTTCATCCTGGAGCTGGCGTTCTCGCCCCTCGCGGACCTGTAA
- a CDS encoding hypothetical protein (identified by Glimmer2; putative) produces the protein MLVTHRINPINGGIVRLNNVVKITSLAAAGLLALTACGGATAGSTTGGSESSSSSSASASPSASASPLASTSSEGAGTSSGSYKVAAWALPISEAGDKLGSLKGESFSVDIYQVATDVASKDSMFVDKETKENLLKKGDPVVYLNYVVTNTSSADIPLSHSLVTPKAKYLDWKYLGGMPSDSSSDGYKKHGLSSTGTKLKEKAPFVLKPGESFNIAENFGYTAGKETEISATMTPQDAAGDLDHDKKDKAETTVTLK, from the coding sequence ATGCTGGTCACACACCGAATTAATCCAATCAATGGGGGAATTGTGCGTCTCAACAATGTAGTGAAAATCACCAGCCTCGCGGCGGCTGGCCTGCTGGCACTGACCGCCTGTGGCGGAGCAACGGCGGGCTCGACGACGGGTGGTTCCGAGTCGTCGTCGTCTTCGTCTGCGTCAGCATCGCCCTCAGCGTCCGCCTCCCCGTTGGCCTCGACGTCGTCGGAAGGTGCCGGGACCTCCTCGGGCTCGTACAAGGTGGCGGCCTGGGCGTTGCCCATCTCTGAGGCGGGGGACAAGCTGGGCAGCCTCAAGGGCGAGAGCTTCAGCGTGGACATCTACCAGGTGGCCACCGACGTGGCGTCCAAGGACAGCATGTTCGTGGACAAGGAAACCAAGGAAAACCTGCTCAAGAAGGGCGACCCCGTGGTGTACCTGAACTACGTGGTCACCAACACCTCGTCCGCAGACATTCCCCTGAGCCACTCGCTGGTCACTCCAAAGGCCAAGTACTTGGACTGGAAGTACCTCGGCGGCATGCCCTCGGATTCCAGCAGCGACGGGTACAAGAAGCACGGGCTGAGCAGCACCGGAACCAAGCTCAAGGAGAAGGCCCCGTTCGTGCTGAAGCCGGGTGAGTCCTTCAATATCGCTGAAAACTTCGGCTATACCGCGGGCAAGGAAACTGAAATCTCGGCCACCATGACGCCCCAGGATGCCGCCGGCGACCTTGATCACGACAAGAAGGACAAGGCGGAAACCACTGTCACGCTGAAGTAG
- a CDS encoding hypothetical protein (identified by Glimmer2; putative): MSEQPGSRAYGGANRHHKPKPFAPIDFEPFAGGADPARVSEAAHLAAQALVRRGRDSDDPKVTRRLVKLADEQGLEAIAEMWAESPARSLPGALWRLYALRAATIQNPEKISVYFRAGRDTAQVSNVVAGAAEPPGADEMKTMADAILSGAFDGEFDVALERSAAFCRVVALGQATLADGAEHSNEGHASKLTRNSHQLVKTAEDLEHAANAWRLGELD; this comes from the coding sequence ATGAGCGAACAGCCAGGATCACGTGCGTACGGCGGAGCAAACAGGCACCACAAGCCCAAGCCCTTCGCGCCCATCGATTTCGAACCGTTCGCAGGTGGGGCTGACCCCGCGCGCGTTTCCGAGGCCGCGCACCTCGCGGCACAAGCCCTCGTCAGACGGGGCCGCGACAGCGACGACCCCAAGGTCACGCGCCGGCTGGTGAAACTGGCCGACGAACAGGGCCTTGAAGCCATCGCCGAGATGTGGGCTGAGAGCCCCGCGCGAAGCCTTCCGGGCGCGCTCTGGAGGCTTTACGCCCTCCGCGCCGCCACCATCCAGAACCCCGAGAAAATCTCGGTCTATTTCAGGGCCGGACGCGACACCGCGCAGGTTTCCAACGTGGTGGCCGGCGCAGCTGAGCCGCCCGGAGCAGATGAAATGAAGACCATGGCCGACGCCATTTTGTCCGGCGCCTTCGACGGCGAGTTCGACGTCGCGCTGGAACGTTCCGCGGCATTCTGCCGGGTAGTGGCGCTCGGCCAGGCGACCCTCGCCGACGGTGCTGAACACAGCAATGAAGGCCACGCCAGCAAGCTCACACGCAATTCGCACCAGCTGGTAAAGACGGCCGAAGACCTCGAGCATGCGGCCAACGCGTGGCGCCTGGGAGAGCTCGACTAA
- the abfA gene encoding alpha-L-arabinofuranosidase (identified by match to protein family HMM PF06964), which translates to MGNQENPTAKITIDPAFVVGPVRRKTFGAFVEHLGRCVYTGIFEPEHPKADEDGFRTDVLELTKELGVSTVRYPGGNFVSGYRWEDGVGPKGDRPTRLDLAWHSSDPNLVGVDEFAKWSEKAGVEPMMAVNLGTRGTQEALDLLEYSNIKGGTALSEQRKANGAVEPHNIKMWCLGNEMDGFWQIGHKKAGEYARVAAETARAMRMVNPDLELVACGSSAPTMPTFGEWERVVLNETYELVDLISAHQYFEDFGDLQEHLSAGHRMEAFIKDLVSHIDHVKSAIKSQKQVNISFDEWNVWHMSRDESKAPTGDDWPVAPVLLEDRYTVADAVVVGDLLITLLRNTDRVHSASLAQLVNVIAPIMTEPGGRAWKQTTFHPFALTSQHAAGTVLNLAVESPRLDSEKTSGFTALSAVATYDAEANEAVVFAVNRSATDALTLDGAVGSLNPARVIEAVTYTNKDPYWQATADDSTSVLPSENVSVKLDGGRLTTELPAVSWSMIRLALNS; encoded by the coding sequence TTGGGAAACCAAGAAAACCCCACGGCTAAAATCACCATCGACCCCGCCTTCGTCGTCGGGCCTGTCAGGAGGAAGACTTTCGGCGCTTTCGTGGAGCACCTGGGCCGCTGCGTCTACACGGGCATCTTTGAGCCGGAGCACCCCAAGGCCGACGAGGACGGGTTCCGCACGGACGTCCTTGAGCTCACCAAGGAACTCGGCGTCTCCACGGTCCGCTACCCGGGCGGCAACTTCGTCTCGGGCTATCGCTGGGAAGACGGGGTAGGGCCCAAGGGGGACCGCCCCACGCGCCTCGACCTCGCCTGGCACTCCAGCGACCCCAATCTGGTGGGCGTGGACGAGTTCGCCAAATGGTCGGAGAAAGCCGGGGTTGAGCCCATGATGGCCGTCAACCTCGGCACAAGAGGAACCCAGGAAGCCCTTGACCTGCTGGAATACTCCAATATCAAGGGTGGAACGGCCCTGTCCGAACAGCGCAAGGCGAATGGCGCCGTCGAACCTCACAACATCAAGATGTGGTGCCTCGGGAACGAGATGGACGGCTTCTGGCAGATCGGCCACAAGAAGGCCGGCGAGTATGCACGGGTCGCCGCCGAAACCGCGCGGGCCATGCGCATGGTCAACCCGGATCTGGAGCTGGTGGCGTGCGGAAGCTCGGCACCCACCATGCCCACGTTCGGCGAATGGGAACGCGTGGTCCTCAACGAGACCTACGAACTGGTGGACCTGATTTCGGCGCACCAGTACTTCGAGGACTTCGGAGACCTGCAGGAGCACTTGTCCGCAGGGCACCGCATGGAGGCGTTCATCAAGGATCTGGTGTCGCACATTGACCATGTGAAGTCGGCCATCAAGTCACAAAAGCAGGTCAACATTTCCTTCGATGAATGGAATGTCTGGCACATGTCCCGCGACGAGTCCAAGGCGCCCACGGGGGATGACTGGCCGGTGGCGCCGGTGCTCCTCGAGGACCGCTACACGGTGGCTGACGCCGTGGTGGTGGGCGACCTGCTGATCACGCTGCTGCGGAACACGGACCGCGTCCACTCCGCCAGCCTCGCGCAGCTGGTCAACGTCATAGCACCGATCATGACCGAGCCGGGCGGCCGCGCGTGGAAGCAGACCACGTTCCACCCGTTCGCGCTCACCTCGCAGCACGCCGCAGGCACGGTGCTCAACCTCGCCGTCGAGTCCCCGCGGCTGGACAGCGAAAAGACGTCTGGCTTCACCGCGTTGTCAGCGGTGGCGACCTACGACGCAGAAGCCAACGAGGCCGTGGTCTTCGCCGTGAACCGTTCAGCGACGGACGCGCTGACGCTGGATGGCGCCGTCGGAAGCTTGAACCCGGCGCGCGTGATCGAGGCCGTCACCTACACGAACAAGGACCCCTACTGGCAGGCAACCGCCGACGATTCGACGTCGGTCCTGCCGTCCGAAAACGTCAGTGTAAAGCTCGACGGCGGCCGCCTCACCACCGAGCTTCCGGCCGTGAGCTGGAGCATGATCCGCCTGGCTCTCAACTCCTAG